The genomic stretch CTTCTTCCTTCCTAAGCGGACACGGTGACGTGCCGTCCTACTTCTAGAAGCGAAATTCGAAGAGCGGAAAAGGCCGCAGGGCTGCGCCCTGCGCTACAGGGTCCGTTACAAGTTGTGGGTCAGGGCTGAAGGGCGGTTCTGACGGCGGGCTTGATCTGCGCGGAGGCGAGGCTCCCGGCGTCCCAGCCGCCGCCGAGGGCTTTCACCAGCAGGACGGAGGTGACCAGGCGCTCGCCCTGCAGCTGGGCGGCCTGGCGCTCGCTGTTCAGCAGGGTCTGCTGCGCGGAGACGACGTCGAGGTAGCTGACCAGGCCGCCGGTGTAGCGGCTGGTGGCGATGTCCAAGGCACGGCGCGCGGCGGCCACGGCGCGCGCCTGGGTTTCCGTGGCGTCGTTGAGGACGCGCAGGCCGGAGAGATCGTCTTCGACTTCGCGGAAAGAGTTGAGGACGGTCTCGCGGTAGTCGGCGACGGCCGCATCGTAGCCGGATTTGGCGTATTGCACCTGGGCGCGGCGGGCGCCGCCGGTGAAAATGGCCTCGGCGGCGGTGGCGCCGAGAGCCCAGAACGTGCTGGAGACATTGAGGAGCTTGGCGACGTCGGCGGTCTGCCAGCCGCCGTTGGCGAAGAGATTGAGCGAGGGGAAGTAGGCGCTGCGGGCCACGCCGATCTGGGCGTTGGCGCGGGCCATGCGGCGCTCGGCGGAGGCCACGTCGGTGCGGCGCTCCAGCAGGTCGGAGGGGAGGCCGGTGTCGAGGGATGGCGGGGCGATAGCCAGTTCTTGCGCGGGCAGATGAAATTCCGGGGCGGGGGCGCCGGTAAGGACGGCCAGGGCGTTTTCGAATTCGTCGCGGTTCTGCACGAGAAGGGTAGCCTGGGTGCGGGTGGATTCGA from Terriglobia bacterium encodes the following:
- a CDS encoding efflux transporter outer membrane subunit, whose amino-acid sequence is MSARLALLPGLLALALSGCTTGPKYQRAAVPVPPQWQAPQPWRPGAPKDAIPKGEWWKVFQDAELNALETKALAANETLHSAAARYEQARALTTLALSSLYPQMGVAPLAERQRLSGNRPRNTSQQNLIPISQNNVLLPFTVSYEADLFGHRRRSIEASQAALQESAADLENVRLVITAELAADYYSLRRLDSELTILQRTIASLEKGLQLVRARHDGGIASGLDVAQEETLLESTRTQATLLVQNRDEFENALAVLTGAPAPEFHLPAQELAIAPPSLDTGLPSDLLERRTDVASAERRMARANAQIGVARSAYFPSLNLFANGGWQTADVAKLLNVSSTFWALGATAAEAIFTGGARRAQVQYAKSGYDAAVADYRETVLNSFREVEDDLSGLRVLNDATETQARAVAAARRALDIATSRYTGGLVSYLDVVSAQQTLLNSERQAAQLQGERLVTSVLLVKALGGGWDAGSLASAQIKPAVRTALQP